One Triticum dicoccoides isolate Atlit2015 ecotype Zavitan chromosome 5B, WEW_v2.0, whole genome shotgun sequence genomic window carries:
- the LOC119307772 gene encoding protein MODIFIER OF SNC1 1-like yields the protein MASSLLTTDKRWAAPTRKSGMTVLGKIPKPINLPSQRLENQGLDPNVEIVPKGTLTWGSKPGPTTPNAWNSSSLLSPKKDGNSGAPSQFNGRPSSGGGSRPSTAGSESLDSPNAWGPNSRPSSASGTLPSQNVPVVTNRPRSAETRPGSSQLSRFADNPSDNMNVSIRTVDRSGSSHGHAFTLSTGDFPTLGSEKISESNSQRGHSSKGRPTSSSGKDGTQNDTGKSLPAGSGEVVRPPNNQPADIMKTDQQAHDGSAPFPATGHPNEAQQLQPYPPNYCMPLPQFDSWRAPPGHPPEGMWHRGPGGPYRPVGPSSNFPVEPFPYYGQFPPNSEAAARQGSGHGGYHSKNADAYHSMTPNSYVMNQPVIPVRPVYQGPIPYDGYYAPQRPNFNNANVRDSPFVGGPHQPGILNQFPNQNEKFQPGHSPSRAVKHEASPKELSESDRVHLICRGQTRILHDNPDRLVGPGEVERKSQPAPPLLPHPDGNRNDVNTKADTRNTPNERNMVLMKSVHDNRGPNRTSHSSVLENAHSHPKETDDGAHLKKLKEDNLPLDQQPIIKKNAALIEKIGSLNNKARNVDARSVAEAFSNKEIKEKQLKNAGSKADRVIKDVPSTPAITAFASVSGQAACVSPRSPVAQKLQKESNDGGVVGPLHSHFAEASKAGKLGVSTHDRTHRRVDSSRNSHHGPAKDMPPNNSTGHGRGENYATESLPVVQVRNSQHDQPPEHVSQVPPDDMPASPDYESQRVKMRELAVQRAKQLQAEEEERTKRQKAKALAKLEELNKRSSVHQKNSSDPPPENDDVHNKPKAGVDGSTEPASSTAESHDVPVLDNVSILQPPNEPKDTAVPAQPMSTLLQAEGTGKDLSGHNTSTSGMNTQSNMMEHIAHKSISQSHDLSVTKPRQGYRKRHAVSEDKILGENSSVAVNTENVKKAVEVSLDTSTAVVTSHDDPPAHSKKSARNSRNKKKVDDAPAASKYPPMVVGQQNAPSISSEPKIKTAGVIISSSILPAENTVLTVGSITVGGISFGSFNQERLKLPEEAQSTANSRPKPQQAKGSKKIQHAIRPVEKPHGNESVVWAPVKPSGWNEPSEEADAAVAARPKAIGKGTTDGENVTRTKRAEMERYVPKPLSKELQQQNLEQNLPVEKSSVENKSNDNEKLTAAKEPKKWEDKKTSRGHGKSHSSWRRRNADDSSSVVPIPSERADSYQESHEVQRPSDKHQQLEPDKQADYAAGNSLAPTEAVELPASAAKEHAATNRQRRQHVKGPKNEASNYSNENRDGRKDVNHMSTRGMDANSSEHRNMSKPEVKSSAAGTHSRAHWKPKSSHSQSNSQGNNTTEGQVDSATLQDSSNHSSNQGKGDMTNVDENQKGESHENAEQQQLNHATRRQGQHNGRYHRGSGAHRGRGYDAGQPSHGANAERRRGSTHLEYQPVGSNKPSDFQQNPSADEQSAGPPAPGPVYRERGHNRGHRPPGGHFVKRNPAPAPATAPAPAPVPNSYREE from the exons ATGGCCTCGAGCCTGCTCACCACAGACAAGAG ATGGGCAGCTCCTACAAGGAAATCTGGCATGACTGTTCTTGGAAAAATCCCAAAGCCCATTAATTTGCCAAGTCAGAG GTTGGAAAATCAAGGTCTTGACCCCAATGTGGAAATCGTTCCAAA GGGCACCCTCACATGGGGCAGCAAACCAGGACCTACAACACCAAATGCATGGAATTCCTCATCACTTCTATCTCCCAAGAAGGATGGAAATTCTGGTGCACCAAGCCAATTCAATGGCCGTCCCTCTTCCGGTGGAGGTTCAAGGCCCTCAACAGCTGGAAGTGAATCTCTTGACTCTCCTAATGCTTGGGGTCCAAATTCTCGTCCGTCCTCAGCATCTGGCACATTACCATCACAAAATGTACCAGTGGTCACAAATCGTCCTCGAAGTGCAGAGACAAGACCAGGAAGCTCACAGCTTTCTCGGTTTGCAGATAACCCCTCAGATAATATGAATGTATCGATAAGGACTGTTGACAGATCG GGATCTTCACATGGGCATGCGTTTACTCTAAGTACCGGTGATTTCCCAACACTTGGTTCTGAGAAAATTTCTGAATCAAACAGTCAACGAG GTCATAGTTCAAAAGGGCGCCCAACTTCTAGTTCTGGCAAAGATGGAACCCAAAATGATACGGGGAAGAGCCTACCTGCTG GATCTGGCGAAGTAGTTCGACCACCTAATAATCAACCAGCAGATATCATGAAGACAGACCAGCAGGCACATGATGGAAGTGCTCCCTTTCCTGCCACAGGTCATCCAAATGAAGCTCAGCAGCTACAGCCATACCCTCCTAACTATTGTATGCCCCTTCCGCAGTTTGATTCATGGCGTGCACCTCCTGGCCATCCACCTGAGGGAATGTGGCATAGAGGACCAGGTGGCCCATACAGACCAGTTGGTCCCTCTAGCAATTTCCCTGTAGAACCATTCCCTTATTATGGTCAGTTCCCACCCAactcagaagcagcagcaaggcagGGCTCAGGGCATGGTGGATATCACTCGAAAAATGCCGATGCATATCATTCTATGACTCCTAATTCGTATGTTATGAATCAACCTGTTATTCCAGTCAGGCCAGTTTACCAGGGCCCAATCCCTTATGATGGATATTATGCTCCTCAACGTCCAAATTTCAATAATGCCAATGTAAGAGATTCACCATTCGTCGGAGGCCCTCATCAACCAGGAATATTGAATCAATTTCCCAATCAGAATGAGAAATTCCAGCCTGGACATTCTCCGAGCAGAGCAGTCAAACACGAAGCAAGTCCCAAGGAGCTCTCCGAATCTGATAGAGTACATTTGATTTGTCGTGGACAAACTAGGATTTTGCATGATAACCCTGATCGTTTAGTGGGTCCTGGTGAAGTTGAAAGGAAGAGTCAGCCTGCACCACCACTTCTTCCACATCCAGATGGAAATCGAAACGATGTAAACACAAAGGCAGATACAAGGAATACCCCTAATGAAAGGAACATGGTGCTTATGAAGTCAGTGCATGATAACAGAGGTCCTAATCGTACAAGCCATTCATCTGTTTTGGAAAATGCACATTCCCATCCCAAGGAAACTGATGATGGCGCCCACCTGAAAAAGTTGAAGGAGGATAATCTTCCGCTTGATCAGCAACCTATCATTAAGAAGAATGCAGCTTTGATAGAGAAAATAGGGAGTTTGAACAACAAAGCTAGAAATGTTGATGCACGAAGTGTTGCAGAAGCATTTTCAAACAAGGAAATCAAAGAGAAGCagctaaaaaatgctggttcaaaagCAGATCGGGTGATAAAAGATGTTCCATCTACTCCTGCCATAACTGCTTTTGCTTCTGTTTCTGGCCAGGCAGCATGTGTTTCTCCTCGTTCTCCCGTGGCACAGAAACTGCAGAAGGAATCTAATGATGGCGGTGTTGTTGGACCGTTACACTCACATTTTGCTGAAGCCAGCAAGGCTGGAAAGTTGGGTGTATCAACTCATGATCGCACACATAGGCGGGTTGATTCTTCAAGAAATAGCCACCATGGCCCTGCTAAAGACATGCCACCCAACAATTCTACAGGACATGGGCGGGGAGAAAATTATGCAACTGAATCTTTGCCAGTAGTTCAAGTGAGGAATAGTCAGCATGACCAGCCTCCGGAGCATGTTTCGCAGGTGCCACCTGATGACATGCCAGCTTCACCCGATTATGAATCTCAG CGTGTAAAAATGAGGGAGTTGGCTGTACAGCGCGCCAAACAATTGCAAGCTGAGGAAGAAGAACGGACAAAGCGACAAAAGGCAAAAGCTCTTGCAAAATTGGAGGAGCTGAACAAGCGTTCATCAGTACATCAGAAGAATTCCAGTGATCCACCACCAGAAAATGACGACGTGCATAATAAGCCAAAGGCTGGAGTTGATGGGAGTACTGAACCTGCATCTTCAACTGCTGAATCACATGATGTTCCTGTATTGGATAATGTTAGTATTCTTCAGCCACCAAATGAACCCAAGGATACTGCAGTTCCTGCACAGCCCATGTCTACTCTACTACAGGCTGAGGGTACAGGTAAAGATCTTTCTGGTCATAACACTTCAACCTCAGGCATGAACACACAGAGCAACATGATGGAGCATATAGCCCATAAAAGTATATCACAGTCACATGATCTCAGTGTTACAAAGCCTAGGCAGGGCTACAGAAAAAGGCATGCTGTTTCAGAGGATAAAATTCTTGGTGAGAACTCAAGTGTGGCAGTAAACACAGAAAATGTTAAGAAAGCTGTTGAGGTTTCTTTGGACACATCAACTGCTGTTGTTACATCACATGATGATCCCCCAGCCCACAGCAAGAAGAGTGCCAGGAACTCGAGAAATAAGAAAAAAGTTGATGATGCTCCTGCTGCTTCTAAATATCCACCCATGGTTGTTGGTCAGCAGAATGCACCAAGCATCTCCAGTGAGCCAAAAATAAAAACCGCTGGTGTTATCATTAGTAGTTCTATACTTCCTGCTGAAAATACTGTGCTTACAGTTGGAAGTATAACCGTGGGTGGTATTTCATTTGGATCTTTCAACCAGGAGCGCCTGAAATTACCAGAGGAAGCTCAGAGCACTGCAAATAGCCGCCCAAAACCTCAGCAAGCAAAAGGATCAAAAAAGATTCAACATGCTATCCGACCTGTCGAGAAGCCACATGGGAATGAGAGTGTTGTCTGGGCACCAGTTAAGCCATCAGGGTGGAATGAACCATCTGAGGAAGCTGACGCAGCAGTAGCAGCCAGGCCTAAGGCAATTGGAAAGGGCACCACCGATGGGGAGAATGTCACACGAACTAAGAGAGCTGAAATGGAAAGATATGTGCCTAAGCCACTGTCCAAAGAGCTTCAACAGCAGAATCTGGAACAAAATTTACCTGTAGAAAAATCCTCTGTGGAGAACAAGAGTAATGATAATGAGAAGTTAACCGCTGCTAAAGAGCCCAAGAAATGGGAGGACAAAAAAACTAGTAGAGGGCATGGAAAGTCTCATTCTTCTTGGCGCAGGAGGAATGCAGATGACTCATCTTCGGTGGTACCAATACCTTCTGAGCGAGCAGACAGCTATCAAGAATCACATGAAGTTCAGAGGCCTTCTGATAAGCATCAACAGCTTGAACCTGACAAGCAAGCCGATTATGCTGCCGGGAATAGTTTGGCTCCAACTGAAGCAGTTGAGTTACCTGCCAGTGCCGCAAAAGAACATGCTGCAACTAACAGGCAAAGGAGGCAGCATGTTAAGGGCCCAAAAAACGAGGCAAGTAACTACTCAAATGAGAACAGAGATGGCAGGAAAGATGTGAATCACATGTCAACACGGGGAATGGATGCAAACTCTTCTGAACATAGAAACATGTCTAAACCTGAGGTGAAGAGCAGCGCAGCTGGTACACACTCTAGAGCACACTGGAAACCAAAATCTTCACATTCCCAGAGTAACTCACAGGGCAATAATACCACTGAAGGTCAGGTGGACAGTGCTACTCTGCAAGACAGCAGCAATCATAGTAGTAATCAAGGTAAAGGTGACATGACAAATGTGGATGAGAACCAGAAGGGCGAGAGTCACGAAAATGCAGAACAGCAGCAGCTTAATCATGCAACCCGTCGCCAGGGACAGCACAACGGGAGGTATCACAGGGGAAGTGGCGCGCACAGGGGAAGGGGTTATGATGCTGGGCAGCCAAGCCATGGCGCAAATGCAGAAAGGCGGAGGGGTAGCACTCATCTTGAATACCAGCCAGTTGGCTCCAACAAACCCTCAGACTTCCAGCAGAACCCAAGTGCCGATGAACAAAGTGCAGGGCCTCCAGCTCCAGGACCAGTGTACAGGGAGCGCGGCCACAACAGGGGCCACCGCCCCCCTGGTGGTCACTTTGTCAAGCGGAATCCTGCCCCTGCCCCAGCCACAGCCCCAGCTCCAGCTCCAGTTCCTAATTCTTACCGAGAAGAATGA